Below is a window of Spelaeicoccus albus DNA.
CACGCCCTGCAGCGCCCGGCCGTCGGTGCCCCACACCTTGACCGGTTCGTCGGTGGGAGCGGCAAGCGCGCCCAAGCACGTCTCGGTGGTGCCGAAGGCGCCGCACACCGTCGTGCCCAGCACGCGGGTGGCGCGTTCGGCAAGGGCACGCGGGACCGCGGCGCCGGTGGCCACGAAGATTCGCAGGCTCGAAGCGGGTGCGGCGCCGTTCTCGACCGCCTTGACCAAGTCGGTAAGGAACGGCGTGGCGGCCTGCACAAACGTGCCCTTCCAGCCGCGCAGGACTTGAAGCGCGCGCTCGGGGTCCCATTCGGCCTGCAACAGTTGCGGCGCTCCGAGCACGAACGCCAGCCACATTCCGTAGAGGAACCCGGTCTGATGGGCGAGCGGCGACGGGATGTAGACGGCCTCGTTCCGGCGCAGCCCCAGGTGGCGGATCTCCATGGCGGCGGCCCGGCTCAAGGTCGTATGGCGCTGAATGACGCCCTTCGGCTCGCCGGACGTTCCGGACGTGAACAGCAACTGCGCCGCTGCCTCGGCGTCCGGGGCGCGCGCATCGATGGCGGCCCTGTCGACGTCGACGCGGTCGAGTGCGGCGTCCCAGTCGTGCCAGCGGACGCCGGCCGTTTCCGGCAGGGCTTCCGGCTGATCGGCGCGGATGACAAGAACGTCCGTCAGGTCAAGGTCACCGCCCTCGAGGACAGCTGCCGCTTCGTCGGCGTGCCGACGTCCGCGGAATTCCTCGGGCACGATGAACACGCGTGCCTCGGAGCGGCGCAGGGCGAACGCGACTTCGCGCTGGCGGAAGATCGGCATGACCGGGCAGACCACTGCGCCAATGCGCATGGCCGCCACGGCAATGACGACGAATTCGGACCAGTTCGGCAGTTGGACGGCGACCCGGTCGCCCGGTCCGACGTCGAGGCTCAGCAGCAGGGCGGCCGCGCGATCGACGCGTTCGTCGAGATCGTGCCACGTCAGATAGGTCGTTGCGGTCTTCCGGGCATCGACGACGGCCGTTTCGCCCGGGCGCTCGCCCGCCCACCGGCGTACCCACTGTTCGCCGGTGACTGCGGCAGCGCGTTCGATGGCGTCTTGATCCACTTGCAGCGCCCTTCGCGATTTGGCGGTAGTCTTCGGTGCCTTCCCGTTTTCCACTCGCATGTCGAGCCCGAAGAGGTTCATCGAGTCGAGGAACCGGGGGTAGGAAATACGGTACGCGTTCGGGTAGGTCAGCGTGCTGCGCCCCTCGGCCGCGGACGCCGCCACGGCCAGCGACATGAGCACGCGGTGGTCGTTGAACGAGGACAGGTCGGCGGCCGCCAGCGAGTCGACGCCGCGCACCTTGAGGCTGCTGCCGTCGAAGTCGAGGTCGCCGCCCATGCCGTTGAGCTGCAGCATCGACGTGACCCTGTCGGATTCCTTCAATCGGACGTGTTCGACGTTCGTGAAGACGGTCTCGCCGTCGGCAAAGCTGGCCAGTGTGGACAGAATCGGCAGCATGTCGGGGATGTCTCGGCAGTTGACCGTGACGGGGTTCAGCCGGATTCCGTCATGGACGACGCGCACGCCGCGTGCCTTTTCGTCGAATTCCATCGGCAGGCCCATGCTGGACACGATGTCGAGGAAATCGGCCTCGGGGTGGTCGGAATCCACGGCTTTGGTCTGCAGCAGGCCCCGCAAGAGCACGTCGGACGGGTGGATGGCGGCCGCGGCCAGTCCGAACGCGACGGAACCGATGTCCGGGGGCATCACGACGTCCGCCGGATGCGCCTGCTGGTTCGGTTCGATCTCGTACCGGTACCCGTCCGCCGATGCGCTCACGTGCAGCCCGAACTGGCGCATCATCTTGACGGTCAGGTCGATGTACGTGCGTTCATTGAGCGTGCCGTCGACAACTATCGTCGTGCGGTTCTTGGCAAACGGCGCCAGCAGGATGAGCCCGGAGATCCACTGCGACAAGGTGCCGTCGATATGTACCTCTCCCCCGACGGGGCGCCGGGCCTTGACGGCGATGGGCGGGCAGTCGGTCGGGGACTGTGCATCGACGCCCATTTGACGAAGCGCGTCGAGCAGCGGGCCGATCGGCCGGCGTTGGAAGTATTTCTGGCCGGTGACGACGACGTCCCGGTCGGACAAGCACGCCAGGCCGACCATGAAGTACAAGGTCGTGCCGGAGCTTCCGGCCGAGATGGTGCCGCGACGCGGACGGTACTGGCCGCCGTGCACGACGAAGGTGTTGCCGTCGATGTCGATCTTGATGCCGAGCCCGCGCAGCAGATCGACTGTGTATTGCACGTGGCGGGCATCCGTGAGGCCCGTGATGCGGCTGACTCCGGGCGCCAGGGACGCGAGGATCAGCGCGCGGTGCGCGTGATATTTCGAGTTGGGCACTTCGACGTCGCCGCGGATGCGACCCGGAGTGCCGAGTACTGACAGATACATGAAGCGCCTTAGAGATTCGTAGTCGGGAAACGTGAAGAATCGTGCGTCGATCGACGGGCGAGGGCGGTCATGGTGCCAGCGCGGGCGGGAACGAATGCCCCCGTCGGCGGGGTTGCTCGGCACCGGTGCGTCTCATGAATGTTTTCCCCCAGTTCTTCGTGCTCTGACCCGAGAGTATCGTCATGCTATTAATTCTGAAACAGTCCTCCCGAATCTTCTCGGCCCCCCACAAATTCGGGCGCGAAACTTAGTGGATTCGGCACCGTGTCGGCGTCCGGGCGGCCTGCGGGAATATCTCGACCGTGAACTGTGCTCTGCGTAGTGACTACGGAAAATGGAGCATTACATGAGTCAGACAACACCGAATCCGGTGCATGCCGAGGAAGCCGTCGGTGGAGCGTGCCCATCGTTCGTCACGGCGATGGACGTGATAGGCCGCCGCTGGAACGGAATCATCATCGAGGCGATCGGCCGGGGAAATCACGGGTACGCGGAAATCAGCAGGTTCGTGGGGCATGTCGGCGACACGATGCTCGCCAAGAGGCTGCGCGAACTGGAAGCCGACGGTCTGGTCGAGCGCACCGTCGAAGCAGGCCCCCCGATCCGGGTGACGTACACGCTCACGGTGGCCGGCTCGGCACTGCTGCCCATCTTGGAAGACATCACCAGCTGGGGACACGCGTACTCGCTGGCGGAATCTCGCGATCATCAACCAAACGCACGACCTGAAGGAGCACGCTGATGGCATTCGAACTCGGTATCCTCACATTCGCCGAAGTCACGGCCGACCCGACGACGGGCGCGGCCCCGACTCCGGCAGAGAGAATGGCACAGACTTTGGAACAAGCTCGGGTCGCCGACCAGGTCGGGCTGGACGTCTTTGCAGTCGGTGAGCACCATCGCACCGATTTCATCTCCTCCGAACCGCATATGCTGTTGGCCGCGGCGGCGGCACAAACGCACGACATCAAACTGGCCAGCGGCGTCACGGTACTCAGCTCGGAGGATCCGGTTCGCGTTTTCGAGCACTTCGCCATGCTGGACCTGATTTCGAACGGTCGGGCCGAGATCGTTGCCGGCCGGGGGTCCTACACCGAATCGTTCCCGCTTTTCGGATACGACTTGGCCGATTACGCCGACTTGTTCCGGGAAAAGCTCGAACTGTTGTTGGCAATCCGGGCGCGCAACCCCGTCACGTGGCAAGGCAAGTTCCGGGCACCGCTGCTCGACGCCGATATCGCACCGCGCCCGGTCGGCGACCTGCCGATCTGGGTCGGTGTGGGAGGAACCCCGGCGTCGTCGGTTCGTGCCGGCCGGCTGGGACTGCCGATGGCGCTCGCGCTGCTGTTGGGGCCGATCACCCAGTTCGAAAGCGCCGTCGACCATTACCGGCAGGCGGCCGCGCAGGCCGGTCACGATGCCGAAGCGCTGAAGATCAGCATTAACGCGCACGGCTATGTCGGCACGACCAGCCAGGGAGCTCGCGACACGATGTACCCGTATTTCCGCGAAGGAATGCGCGAGAACAATCACCAGCGCGGCGAGGGTTTTTCCATCCCCCGGAACGCGTTCGACGCGCAATCGACGCCGGGCGGCGGTCTACTGGTCGGCAGCACCGACGAGATCATCGACAAATTGCTGACGTACCACGAGCTCTACGGTCTCTCGCGGGCAGTCATCCAAATGGGATTCGGCGGAGTGCCGCAAAAAGAACACTTGGAAGCGATCGAACGCCTCGGCACCGAGGTCGCCCCGGTCGTGCGCCGTGAAGTCGCTGCCCGTGGTCGGAGCGCAGCATGAGCCGGCCGTTGAATGTCGTAGTTGTCAACGGCAGCCCCAACGTCGCCTCGAAAACGATGGGGCTCGTCGAGCTCATCACGTCCGCCCTCGACGCGAAACTGCCGATCGAGGTCCGGCGGATCGACGTGTACCGGCTGGGCGAGGGCTTCACGAGTGCCCGAGAGCGCGCGGACGTATCCGACGACGTCGAAGAACAGTTGGCGGCCGCCGAGACTGCCGATGTCCTCATTGCCGCGTCCCCGGTCTTCCGGGCCTCCTATCCGGGGATGTTCAAACACTTCTTCGATCTCGTCGGCCAATACGCGCTGGCAAACAAGCCGGTGATCCTGGCGGCGACGGGCGGAAGCGACAGGCACGCCATGATCATCGACCACGAGTTGCGTCCGCTGTTCGCGTTCTTCCAGGCCAACACGATCCCGGTCGGCTTTTACGCCAACGCCGGCGACTTCGACGGGACCTTGGTGCTCAATGCCGAGGTCTACAGCCGCATCCAGATCGGCTTGGACGACGTGATTGAACAGTTCCGCGCAATCGCGGACGATGCACCGGCACGGTCCGAGCTCAGCCCGCTCGGGCACTGACGGCGCGGACGGCGTCCCCGACGACGCGTTGCCGGGACGCCTTCGACGCCTGGGGATCACGCCGGTTGCGAGGCGGGCGTCTTCGGAGCGGCCGAGACTGTGCGGGTCTCGCGCATCATCAGCAGGCCGTTGACCACCATCAGCGTCGCGGTCAGGCCATGGACGCCGAGCGCGGTGGACATGGAGCCGTGATGTGCCAGCACCGTGGTCATGTCCCCGTATGCGGCGAGGGCCTCCACCAGCAGTACCCAGCTGAGCGCCCGGCGGTGGCCCGTCACCAGCAGGACGACCAGGACCAGGGCCAGGACGACGTCCCGGATTCCCTTGACGATCAGGAAGCCGCCGCCGTCACCGGGCGGCCATCTCGGCAGGCCGAAGCTTGGCGCCGTCGTTGCCGGGCTCAGGATGAACTCCCCTCCGAACCAGAGGATGAACAGGATGAAGGTGACGGCCAGGACGGTGTTGATCTTCTTCAGCGACATTATGCTTCTCCTTGCAAAACTTCGTGAGCTTGGTGAGCCGGATGACGCCCGCTCGGTCGGCGCGAAACGGGGCCGATGTGGCGGGCACCCCCGGCTACGGCTGCCGTGTCATAGATCGACCTGCTCGAAGACGTGTGGGTACGACACGATGTCGTCGGGGGCCTCGGCAGCTATGCGCTGGAATTCCGTGCTGCTGAGTGCACCGGCCAGAGCTTGGGTCGACTCCCAGACCGCGACGTTCATCAGAAGTCGGCTACCTGCCGTTCCCTTGTGCATCTGCAAGGAGACGAACCCCGGCTGAGCCTTCATGAACTCCGCCTGGCGCTGAAACAGGGAGAGGAACGCTTCGGTCCTCTCTTTCGGAACGAAGAATGTGTTGGCCAGGACGATGGGCCCGGTCTCCTGCTCGAACTGCGTGAGCATCGGCGTCTGCGGGTCCAAGCTCTGCAATTGAGCCATGGTCGGTACTTCCTCTCACTATCGGTTGTTCCTACGGAGCTTGCCGGCACTATGCCGACACTTGTTGGCCAACACTTGTTGGCCAACTCGTGTTGGCAACATTATAGCCCCGGCCCTGGACTGTCAACAGGCGTTGGCCTATGTTGGTTGGCATGACCGGCACTACGGAGGACCAGCAGACTGCACGGCGTTCGGATGCCACCCGCGCCACGATTCTTGCCGCGGCCCGCGAGCGGTTCGCCGCGGACGGTTACGAAAGGGCGACCATCCGGGCCATCGCGCGGGACGCGAAGATCGACCCGTCAATGGTGATGCGCTACTACGGCAACAAGGCAGGACTTTTCACGTCGGCCGTCGCGATCGACCCGGGGCTGCCCGGCCTGCCCGTCGAGCCGCGCGAGGCGCTCGGTCGTACGCTGGTGCGCCACTTCCTCACCCTGTGGGAGGAGAACGCGGAGCTCACCGCACTGATCCGGGTCGGCGCCACCGACCCCGCCGTCGCCGATCGCATCCAAAGCGTGCTGCGCGACCAGTTGATCCCGCTGGCCCGTCGCGTGGGTCCCGAGCCGGAGCAGGCGCCGACGCGAGCCGCACTATGCGCCTCGACCGTGCTCGGGCTCGCGTTGACTCGCTACGTGCTGCTGTTCCCGGCGAGCGTAGCGATCGACCCTGAAGAGATCGTGGACTGGCTCGGGCCCACGGTCCAGCGGTATTTGACCGCACCCAAGCCCTGAAGAACGCGTCGAGGGTACCCACCCGGACCTCGGTCACGGCGAGTGACGCTGAGATTCACCGACGTAGTCCTTCGTGCGATCGCGGGCGGTGCATCGGCACGGTCCGAGCTCAGCCCGCTAGGGCACTGACGGCGCGGACGGCGTCCCCGACCCGGTCGGCGGCCTCGGCTAGTTCGTCGGCACTGACCTGCGTGCCGAAGCTGAACCGGACGGCAGTCTGCGCCGTTTCCCTGTCGAAGCCGAGCGCCGTCAACACGTGCGAGGGCTCGTCGCTGCCCGCCGCGCACGCCGACCCCGACGAGCAGACCACTCCGGATTCCTCCAGCCGTACCAGCACCGATTCGCCGCTGGTACCGGGAAAACAGAACGACGCACTGCCGGGGAGTCTTTTCGACGGATGTCCGGTCAGGACGGCGTCCGGCACCGTTGCCAGGACGGCACCAATGAACGCATCGCGCCGCGCGGCCACTTCGTCGACGGCAGCGATATCGGGCCCGGCGAGCGCCAGCCCGGCGGCAAGTGCCACGGCACCTGCGACGTTTTCGGTGCCGGACCGGCGTCCGCGTTCTTGACCGCCGCCGTGCAGCACCGGTTCAAGCGGCACCTGCGTCAGGACGAGCAGCGCTCCGATTCCCTTGGGCGCGCCGAGTTTGTGGCCGGAGACACTGAGCGCGTCGACTCCGAGGTCGGCCATGCCGATCGGCACGGATCCTGCGGCCTGTACGGCGTCCGTGTGCACGAGCGCGCCGGATGCGTGTGCCATCCGGGCAATTTCGGCGACCGGCTGGATGGTACCGATCTCGTTGTTCGCCAGGGCGATGGACACCAGGGCGGTCTCGTCGGTGATCATCCGGTCCAGCGCCTCGAGGTCGACAAGGCCGGCGTCGTCCTGCGGGGCGTAGGCGATGGTGAATCCGTGCACGTGTTCGAGGTAGCGGCACGATTCGAGCACTGCGGCATGGTCGGTCCGCGCCGTCACAATGGTTCTGCGTGCCGGATCGGCAGCAAGCGCCAGGCCCTTGACGGCGAGATTGTCGGCCTCGGTCCCCGACCCCGTGAACACGACGTCGGAGGCCCGGGCTCCAAGCGCGGAAGCGACCGAGCGGCGCGCACCGTCCAAGGCCTCGGCAGCTGACGCGCCGACGGCGTGGTGGCTGGACGGATTGCCGAATTCGCCGGTCAGGTACGGCCAGCAGGTTTCGAGCACGGCGCGGCGCACCGGCGTCGTTGCGGCGGCATCGAGGTAGATCATGAGATGTCCAGTCCGATATCGAGCGATCGGACGCTGTGGGTCAGCGCGCCGACCGAGATGATGTCGACACCGGCCTTGGCGATGGCGCCGACGGTGTGCAGATTGACGTTGCCGCTGGCCTCGACCAGCGCCCGGCCGGCCACTTGCCGGACGCCGGCGCGCAGTTCGTCGATGCTGAAATTGTCGAGCATGATCGTGTCGACTCCCGCCGCCAGCACGGCTTCGATCTGGGCCGGGCTGTCCACTTCGACCTCGAAATGCGTGGTGTGACCGAGACGTCCCTTGGCGGCGATCAGTTCTTCGGCGAGGTCCGCGCCGCCGGCCGTCAGAATGGCCAAATGATTGTCCTTGGCCATGACGGCGTCCGACAGCGAGTGCCTGTGATTATGCCCGCCGCCGCAGCGGACGGCGTGCCGCTCCAGTGCGCGCAGTCCCGGCGTCGTCTTGCGAGTGTCGACGATCCGGGCCCCGGTGCCGGCGGCTTCGCGGACGTATTCAGCGGTCAGGGCCGCGATCCCGGACATGCGTTGCAGCAGGTTCAGCCCGACCCGTTCGGCTTGCAAAAGGCCCCGGGCCGGCCCGGCGACGACCGCCAACTCGGCGCCGGCGCCGAAGCCGTCACCGTCGGCCAGCGAGAAGTCAGTGGTCAGCTTGTCATCGGTGAGCCGCATGGCGGCGGCAAATACGTCCGCACCGGACAAGACACCGGGTTCGCGGGCGACGAGACGTGCCGTCGTGCGGGCGCTGGCCGGTATGAGCGTCGTCCCTGTCACGTCACCCCACGGCGCGTCTTCGGTCAGCGCGGCGCGGACCACGGAGTCGATGGCAGAAACGGTGAGTTGGGATTCTACTGTCATGACGTCCTGAGGTTGAGGGGTCGGGCGTGCGGGAGGGTACCGGGATGATCGGCGCGGCAATGCGCGCCGCGCGATTCGCGTCTGGCCAGCGCGGCCGCAACGATGATCGACCCGAGCTCGCGCAGGTTCTCGGTCTCGAGCCCGGCGATGGTCGATGGCGCCCCGCCGGCGGGTTGCCAGACGGCGAGCTGTTTGCGGGCGACTTCCAAATCGCCGGCTTCACGAAACAGTCCGGCCCGTTCCCACATCAGCTGCCGCAAGTCGTCCCGGGCAACGGGCTGCAGGTCCGCGGCCGACGCGTGCGCCGGTTCAATGGTCGTCACCGGACCGAACTCGGCAGCCGGTTCGGCTTCGGCACGGCGACGAGCGCCACGGCCGGCGCGACCGGCGGCGATGTCGTGCGCGGCCGCGTCGGCGAACACGAGTCCTTCGAGCAGCGAGTTCGAGGCGAGCCGGTTGGCGCCGTGCACGCCGGTGCACGCGGTCTCGCCGACGGCGTAGAGCCCGGGCAACGAGGTTCGGCCCCGTTTGTCGGTGCGGACGCCGCCCATCCAGTAATGCGCGGACGGCGTGACGGGGATCGGGTGGCGGGCCCAGTCGAATCCATTGGCGCGGCACGCCGCATCGATGCCGGGGAATCGGGCGGCAAGACGTGCGGCGCCGCCAAGTCGTCGGGCCAAGCCTGTCGCATCCAGCCTGGCCGGGCGCCCGTCCTGCGCGGCCATGGTTCGGGCGATTCCGCGTGCCACGACGTCCCGCGGAGCAAGTTCGGCATCCGGATGCAGGCCCGTCATAAAACGACGTCCGGCCTCATCGACGAGAACCGCGCCCTCGCCGCGAACGGCTTCGGAGATGAGGAAATCCTGCCTGGCGGCAAGCGCCGTGGGGTGGAATTGGAAGAATTCGGCATCGGAGATCACGGCGCCGGCCCGCCACGCCGCAGCAGTGCCGTCACCGGTGGCGACCGCCGGGTTCGTCGTGTGCGCATACAGCTGCCCGGCGCCGCCGCTGGCCAGCACGACGGCGTCCGCGGCAATGTCGCGCCGCACGCCGTCCGGGCCGATCAGCCGAACGCCGGTCACCCGCGCGATGTCCGCCCCCGGGCGAGCCTCGGTGAGCAGATCGGCCACGAATGTGTGTTCGTGGGTAGTGATTCCGGCTCGGCGTGCGCGCTCGAGCAGCGCCGTTTCGATGACGGAGCCCGTGGCATCGCCGCCGGCATGCACGATTCGGGCGCGGGAATGCGCGCCTTCTCGGCCACGGGCCAATGATTCGATACCGGACTCGATACCGGTAGCCGCCCGCCCACTCGCCCGGTCGAAGGCCACGCCGCTTTCGATCAGGTCGCGAACGAGCCGGGGGCCGTGAGTGCACAGGAACCGGACGGCGTCCGGATCGGCAAGCCCGGCGCCGGCGCTCAGCGTGTCGGCAACATGCGAATCGACGGTGTCGCCGGCGAACAATGCGGCGGCGATACCGCCTTGCGCGAACCGGGTGTTGCAGTCGGCGGCCGCGGATTTGGTGACGATAGCGATCGGCCCGGCGCCGAGTCGGCGGAGCGTGAGCGCCGCCGTCAGGCCGGCGATGCCGCTGCCGACAATGACGATCATGGTGTGGTCGCCAGCATTCGCTCGAGCGCGCGGGTGGCCGGGATCGCGACGTCATCGCCGACGGAGATCTGGTTGATCACGCGGCCGCGAACAAGCGATTCGAGCACCCACGCCAGATAACCGGGGTGGATCCGGTACATCGTCGAACACGGGCACACCACCGGGTCCAGGCAGAAGATCGTGTGCTGCGGATTTTCCGAGGCGAGCCTGTTGACCAGGTTGATTTCGGTGCCGATGGCGAAGGTCGTCCCGGCCGGTGCCGCGGCGATGGCTTTTGTAATGTAGTCGGTCGAGCCCGATTCGTCCGCGGCGTCCACGACGGGCATCGGGCATTCGGGGTGCACGATGACCCGTACGTTCGGGAACGTCTCGCGTGCCTTCTCTATCTGCCGGACCGTAAAGCGCTTGTGCACCGAGCAAAATCCGTTCCACAAGATCACCTGCGCGTCGCGGAGCTGCTCGGGCGTCATCCCGCCCAGTGGCTTGTTCGGCATCCACAGCGGCATGCGCTCTTCCGGCACGCCCATGGCCTTGGCCGTATTGCGGCCGAGATGCTGGTCCGGGAAGAACAGCACGCGGCGTCCGCGCTCGAACGCCCAGTCAAGTACGGTGCGCGCATTGGACGATGTGCAGACGATGCCGCCGTGCCGTCCGCAAAATCCCTTGAGGGCAGCGGACGAGTTCATATAGGTCACCGGGATGACCGGGGCGAGGCCGTCGGCGTCCGGGCCCGCGCCAAGAGCGTCGTCGAGTTCCTGCCAGCATTGTTCCACCTGGTCGATATTCGCCATATCGGCCATCGAGCAGCCGGCGGCCAGGTTGGGCAGGATCACCGACTGTTCGTCGCCCGAGAGCAGGTCGGCCGTTTCGGCCATGAAGTGCACGCCGCAGAACACTATTGCCTCGGCGTCGGGTTTGGCCCGTGCGGCGCGGGCCAGTTGGAATGAATCGCCGACGAAATCGGCGTACTGCACGACCTCGTCGCGTTGATAGAAGTGGCCGAGGACGACGGCCCGGTCGCCGAGCGTGCGTTTTGCCGCGCGAATGCGGGAGTCAAGCTCGGCTGCGGTCGCCTGCTTGTATTCGCTGGGCAGCGCGCCTTGCCGCGGTGCCGCGGCCGGAATCGGGTCGGCCGCGGAGGCGCCGGGACCGTATCCGGGCATCGAGTCGAATGCCCACGTGTCTTTTTCCAGGCCGGAGTCGCAGTTCTCGCCGGCGCCGCCGGCGGCCATGAGCTTCAATTTTTCGTCAATGGATGTCATGAGGCAGTGCTCCCTTGGGCTAGTTCGGGCTTATAGCGGTAGAGGCGCGGCGGTCGGTGCCGGGCGCCGGCAAGTACCTGATCGGTTTCGATGAGTGTGTTCGAGGCAAGCATTTGGCGGCGAAAGTTGGCCGGATCCAGCCGGCGGCCGATGACGCTTTCGTAGACCTCGCGCAGCTGGGCGAGCGTGAATGTGTCCCCCAGAAAGTTTTGCGCGATGCGGCTGTATTCCATTTTGTTGCGCAGCCGCCAGACTGCGTAGTCCACGATGTCGCGGTGGTCAAAGGCGAGTTCGGGCAGATTGCCGGTGCGGAACCATCGCACGTTGTCGCCGGTGACTGCCTTGTCGGCTTCGACGGGCCGCACCAGCGCCCAGTACACGATCGACACGACGCGCAGGTCCGGTGATCTGTCGGTGCCGCCGAACGCGTAAAGCTGTTCGAGATAGTTCGGCGTCATGTCCGTGGTTTCGTGCAAATTGCGCCGGGCTGCCGCTTCCAGGGATTCGTTCCACGCAATCGGGCCGCCGGGGAGCGCCCACGTGTTCCGGTACGGCTCGCGAATGCGCCGAACCAGCGGAAGCCACAGCGTCGCGCCGTCGGCGGTCGACTCGTCGTCCGCGGAGTTTCCCGCACCGGCGCTCAGGGCGAAGACGACCGTCGAGATCGCCAACGACGGCGGGTCAAACCG
It encodes the following:
- the nadB gene encoding L-aspartate oxidase — translated: MIVIVGSGIAGLTAALTLRRLGAGPIAIVTKSAAADCNTRFAQGGIAAALFAGDTVDSHVADTLSAGAGLADPDAVRFLCTHGPRLVRDLIESGVAFDRASGRAATGIESGIESLARGREGAHSRARIVHAGGDATGSVIETALLERARRAGITTHEHTFVADLLTEARPGADIARVTGVRLIGPDGVRRDIAADAVVLASGGAGQLYAHTTNPAVATGDGTAAAWRAGAVISDAEFFQFHPTALAARQDFLISEAVRGEGAVLVDEAGRRFMTGLHPDAELAPRDVVARGIARTMAAQDGRPARLDATGLARRLGGAARLAARFPGIDAACRANGFDWARHPIPVTPSAHYWMGGVRTDKRGRTSLPGLYAVGETACTGVHGANRLASNSLLEGLVFADAAAHDIAAGRAGRGARRRAEAEPAAEFGPVTTIEPAHASAADLQPVARDDLRQLMWERAGLFREAGDLEVARKQLAVWQPAGGAPSTIAGLETENLRELGSIIVAAALARRESRGAHCRADHPGTLPHARPLNLRTS
- the nadA gene encoding quinolinate synthase NadA; this encodes MTSIDEKLKLMAAGGAGENCDSGLEKDTWAFDSMPGYGPGASAADPIPAAAPRQGALPSEYKQATAAELDSRIRAAKRTLGDRAVVLGHFYQRDEVVQYADFVGDSFQLARAARAKPDAEAIVFCGVHFMAETADLLSGDEQSVILPNLAAGCSMADMANIDQVEQCWQELDDALGAGPDADGLAPVIPVTYMNSSAALKGFCGRHGGIVCTSSNARTVLDWAFERGRRVLFFPDQHLGRNTAKAMGVPEERMPLWMPNKPLGGMTPEQLRDAQVILWNGFCSVHKRFTVRQIEKARETFPNVRVIVHPECPMPVVDAADESGSTDYITKAIAAAPAGTTFAIGTEINLVNRLASENPQHTIFCLDPVVCPCSTMYRIHPGYLAWVLESLVRGRVINQISVGDDVAIPATRALERMLATTP
- a CDS encoding NUDIX hydrolase; its protein translation is MPAPMANVSERRFDPPSLAISTVVFALSAGAGNSADDESTADGATLWLPLVRRIREPYRNTWALPGGPIAWNESLEAAARRNLHETTDMTPNYLEQLYAFGGTDRSPDLRVVSIVYWALVRPVEADKAVTGDNVRWFRTGNLPELAFDHRDIVDYAVWRLRNKMEYSRIAQNFLGDTFTLAQLREVYESVIGRRLDPANFRRQMLASNTLIETDQVLAGARHRPPRLYRYKPELAQGSTAS